In the Leptolyngbya sp. SIO1E4 genome, one interval contains:
- a CDS encoding phage tail sheath subtilisin-like domain-containing protein, with protein sequence MPTYKTPNVYVEEVATLPPSVVPVATAVPAFIGCTEKAGNSNEYFGKPIRISSILDYTTLFGGAYATNITVTVDDTEQITEITRGDGSAVTPAYLMYYTLRLFFENGGGPCYIVSIGSYEDQPGKDEFAAGLAAIRKEDEPTLILLTDAVNLINSDDYYTLCQSALKQCNDLKDRFAIFDVLASDRDTNGIGANFRQGIGTQYLKYGAAYYPYLQTALNDYYTEESVTISGLALAVEPQGDDVGEYRTENSELIVTYNGAQSENPQIAITTHPSRTSTVIAIENGVLTLKVPTGGATVADILAAAAAIDISPYHLAAGAADTATILPSLAATPLTYGVADSASTVSLAALKTQKTGLYNTLKTTLNTMRVMLPPSGAVAGVYAKVDRERGVWKAPANVSLASVIGPAVKVTNEEQDNLNVDPTAGKSINAIRSFTGKGTLIWGARTLAGNDNEWRYIPVRRLFNLIEESTQKATSFVVFESNNAITWLKVKTIIETYLDGLWRQGALAGATPQDAYFVSVGLGQTMTEQDILEGRMIIEIGISAVRPAEFIILRFSHKLQQA encoded by the coding sequence ATGCCTACCTATAAAACGCCCAATGTTTATGTCGAAGAGGTTGCCACCCTACCGCCCTCAGTGGTGCCGGTGGCAACGGCGGTACCTGCCTTTATTGGCTGCACTGAAAAAGCGGGCAATAGTAACGAATACTTTGGCAAGCCCATTCGCATTAGCTCAATTCTGGACTACACCACCCTATTCGGGGGGGCTTACGCCACAAACATCACGGTCACGGTGGATGACACTGAGCAGATCACTGAGATTACGAGAGGAGATGGCTCTGCCGTTACGCCCGCGTATTTGATGTATTACACCCTGCGCCTATTCTTTGAAAATGGGGGTGGGCCTTGCTACATCGTGTCGATTGGAAGCTATGAAGATCAGCCCGGCAAAGACGAATTTGCAGCAGGTTTAGCTGCGATTCGCAAAGAGGATGAGCCCACCCTCATTCTGCTGACGGATGCGGTTAACCTCATCAACAGTGACGATTACTATACCCTTTGCCAAAGTGCCCTCAAGCAGTGCAATGACCTGAAGGATCGGTTCGCAATTTTTGATGTGCTGGCCAGCGATCGCGATACCAATGGCATTGGGGCCAACTTCAGACAAGGCATTGGGACTCAGTATTTGAAGTACGGGGCAGCCTACTATCCCTATCTGCAAACTGCCCTAAACGATTACTACACCGAAGAATCGGTCACAATCAGCGGCTTAGCATTAGCGGTAGAACCCCAGGGCGATGACGTGGGTGAATACCGCACGGAGAATAGTGAGCTGATTGTGACCTATAACGGTGCTCAATCTGAAAACCCTCAAATTGCCATTACGACCCACCCAAGCCGCACCTCAACCGTAATCGCCATTGAAAATGGCGTCCTCACCCTTAAAGTTCCGACCGGGGGGGCCACTGTTGCAGACATCCTCGCCGCGGCTGCCGCGATTGACATTTCTCCCTACCATTTGGCTGCAGGTGCAGCAGATACGGCCACGATCCTGCCCTCTTTAGCCGCCACACCGCTGACATACGGTGTCGCAGACAGTGCTTCTACGGTTTCACTTGCAGCCCTAAAAACCCAGAAAACTGGGCTCTACAACACCCTTAAAACCACCCTCAATACCATGCGAGTGATGTTGCCCCCCAGCGGTGCCGTCGCCGGGGTCTATGCCAAGGTGGATCGTGAGCGTGGGGTTTGGAAAGCACCAGCTAATGTCAGTCTGGCTTCCGTCATTGGCCCCGCTGTGAAGGTCACCAATGAAGAACAAGACAATCTGAACGTAGACCCCACCGCTGGAAAATCGATCAACGCGATTCGCAGTTTTACAGGCAAAGGAACCTTGATCTGGGGAGCCAGAACCCTAGCCGGGAATGACAATGAATGGCGATATATTCCCGTGCGGCGGCTCTTTAATCTCATTGAAGAATCCACTCAGAAAGCCACCAGCTTTGTGGTGTTTGAATCCAATAACGCCATCACCTGGCTCAAGGTGAAAACCATTATTGAGACCTATTTGGATGGGTTGTGGCGACAGGGCGCGCTCGCCGGAGCAACCCCACAAGATGCCTATTTTGTCAGCGTCGGGCTGGGGCAAACCATGACTGAGCAAGACATTTTAGAAGGCCGCATGATCATTGAAATTGGCATCTCCGCCGTGCGTCCAGCTGAATTTATTATCTTGCGGTTCTCCCATAAGCTGCAGCAGGCCTAA
- a CDS encoding ATP-binding protein: MDNLAVSSIEPASLRPLFQNFDHLKRHLEAYAEGDAEGKDVADSAEALLQGLDTVIQLGHPFNLSAFEQMILLLATALELEPNFQSLCAKAQGDDSQPYATLGLALSAFPNADWSVLSPQNALHYWQLIHTEPGRLLTQAPIKLDRRILCHILDEPALSPELAGVVTPLSFQEISEALPPSYQTIAQQIVVTWSGAPSAQRLPLISLTGNDATTLTTIAVTACDRLGLQLMALPAVVLPTHPPDLKQLQRHWEREALLSNSVLLIDNSAAIPGDPSREAAIALFLETLNTPVILSSCDRTPQLRRPLLTFEVPPLPHGEQIMLWRTYLGATAANLNGYVGVLASQFKLTPTAIQTVCLQVAGQQTPVGEEGNATTLPAEAVEPPNTLQEDLWTLCRHQARPTLDDLAQRIEATATWEDLVLPDRQRQALSDIATHLNYRARVYQDWGFAKKSDRGLGISALFYGESGTGKTMAAEVLAQACRLDLYRIDLSTVVSKYIGETEKNLRRIFDAAETGGVILLFDEADALFGKRTEVKDSHDRHANIEVSYLLQRMEAYQGLAILTSNLKDSLDKAFLRRLRFMVSFPFPDAEARAQIWQRIFPAQTPTQDLDYARLGQLKVAGGNIRTIALNAAFLAAQANQPVTMGHLRQAAQRDYLKLEKLLTTQELKGWEPSA; this comes from the coding sequence ATGGATAATCTTGCTGTGTCCAGCATCGAACCGGCGAGTCTGCGACCCTTATTTCAGAACTTTGATCACCTTAAACGCCATCTAGAAGCCTATGCAGAAGGCGATGCAGAGGGCAAAGACGTTGCTGATTCTGCTGAGGCGCTGCTGCAAGGGCTAGACACCGTCATACAGCTCGGGCACCCGTTCAACTTGTCTGCCTTCGAGCAGATGATTTTGCTGCTGGCAACAGCCCTCGAGTTAGAACCGAACTTTCAATCCCTCTGTGCTAAGGCCCAAGGAGATGATAGCCAGCCTTACGCCACCTTAGGACTGGCCCTCTCAGCATTTCCCAACGCCGATTGGTCAGTGCTCTCGCCCCAAAATGCTTTGCACTACTGGCAGCTCATCCATACCGAGCCAGGGCGTCTGCTCACCCAAGCCCCGATCAAGCTCGATCGCCGCATCCTCTGCCATATCCTCGATGAACCGGCCCTATCGCCCGAACTTGCAGGCGTGGTAACGCCCCTCTCCTTTCAAGAAATCAGTGAGGCGTTACCCCCGTCTTACCAAACCATTGCTCAACAAATCGTTGTCACCTGGTCGGGTGCTCCATCAGCCCAACGGTTACCCCTTATCTCCCTGACCGGAAACGATGCAACAACCCTGACAACGATTGCCGTGACTGCCTGCGATCGCCTGGGCCTGCAGCTCATGGCCTTACCCGCTGTCGTCTTGCCCACCCATCCCCCAGACCTCAAGCAGCTGCAGCGCCATTGGGAACGAGAAGCCCTGCTCAGCAACAGCGTGCTGTTGATCGATAACAGTGCTGCCATCCCTGGCGATCCGAGTCGAGAAGCCGCGATCGCGCTTTTTTTAGAGACCTTAAACACCCCGGTAATTCTCAGCAGTTGCGATCGCACCCCCCAGCTACGTCGTCCGCTCCTCACCTTTGAAGTGCCTCCCCTGCCCCATGGCGAACAAATCATGCTCTGGCGCACTTACTTGGGGGCCACCGCCGCCAACCTGAATGGCTATGTCGGTGTTTTAGCCAGCCAGTTTAAGCTAACGCCCACAGCGATTCAGACGGTTTGCCTGCAAGTAGCGGGTCAACAGACACCCGTTGGGGAGGAGGGCAATGCAACAACCTTGCCCGCAGAGGCGGTGGAGCCGCCCAACACTCTCCAGGAAGATCTTTGGACGCTTTGCCGTCATCAGGCCCGCCCTACCTTAGACGATCTGGCCCAGCGCATCGAAGCGACAGCCACTTGGGAGGATTTGGTGCTGCCCGATCGCCAGCGCCAGGCACTCAGTGACATTGCCACCCATCTCAACTATCGGGCGCGGGTCTATCAAGATTGGGGGTTTGCTAAAAAGAGCGATCGGGGGTTGGGCATTAGTGCCCTCTTTTATGGGGAAAGCGGCACCGGCAAAACCATGGCCGCCGAAGTGCTGGCCCAAGCTTGCCGCCTCGACCTCTACCGCATTGACCTCAGCACCGTAGTGAGTAAATACATCGGCGAGACTGAAAAAAACCTCCGGCGTATTTTTGATGCGGCTGAAACGGGCGGGGTCATCCTCCTGTTTGACGAAGCCGATGCCCTCTTCGGCAAACGTACCGAAGTTAAAGACAGCCACGATCGCCATGCCAATATTGAAGTTAGCTATCTGCTACAGCGGATGGAAGCCTACCAGGGCCTCGCTATCCTCACCAGCAACTTGAAAGATAGTCTGGATAAAGCCTTTTTGCGCCGCCTCCGGTTCATGGTGTCCTTTCCCTTTCCCGATGCTGAGGCGCGAGCCCAAATCTGGCAGCGCATTTTCCCCGCTCAGACCCCCACCCAAGACCTAGACTACGCTCGACTTGGACAGCTCAAAGTCGCTGGGGGCAACATCCGCACCATTGCCCTCAATGCGGCTTTTTTGGCGGCCCAAGCAAACCAACCCGTCACCATGGGCCACCTTCGCCAAGCCGCCCAGCGAGACTACCTCAAACTCGAAAAGCTCTTAACCACCCAAGAACTCAAAGGATGGGAACCTAGCGCCTAA
- a CDS encoding phage tail protein — translation MANHFPIPELSITQTPPVGFYFLVTFLVGGFVPNLLDIRFQKVSGMTSTIETTEVKEGGENLFVQRLPTRVTYENLVLERGMVIGSPLNVEFNLAMSTLKFQPGNVLVALMNAKSIPISAWLFQQTYPLKWSVSDLDANQNAVVIDTMELAYTRFQSLRI, via the coding sequence ATGGCTAATCATTTTCCAATTCCTGAACTTTCGATTACCCAAACGCCCCCCGTCGGGTTTTATTTTCTGGTGACCTTTCTGGTTGGTGGCTTTGTCCCGAATCTCCTGGATATCCGATTTCAAAAAGTATCCGGGATGACCTCCACCATTGAAACGACAGAAGTCAAAGAAGGGGGTGAAAATCTCTTTGTCCAACGCCTACCCACCCGCGTCACCTATGAAAATCTGGTGCTTGAGCGAGGCATGGTCATTGGCTCACCTCTGAATGTGGAATTCAATCTGGCCATGAGTACGCTCAAGTTTCAGCCGGGCAATGTTTTGGTGGCGCTGATGAATGCTAAGAGCATTCCAATTTCAGCCTGGTTGTTTCAACAAACCTATCCCCTGAAGTGGTCAGTCTCTGACTTAGATGCCAACCAGAATGCAGTGGTTATCGACACGATGGAACTTGCCTACACTCGCTTCCAAAGTTTGAGGATTTAG
- a CDS encoding phage tail protein, translating into MATSVDDIKNKYPIPVFYYQVTIGDNDSMAFSEVSGLSIEFETITYKDGLSYRDGAKHMPGLPTPVNLTLQKGIVRADSYLFDWISTIRLNTVEKRDIRIDLLNENGEPTVSWTVQDAFPTKLDAPSFNASSSEVAIESLSLMASKLTVNNPAI; encoded by the coding sequence ATGGCAACCTCCGTAGACGACATCAAAAATAAGTATCCGATTCCTGTCTTTTATTATCAGGTCACCATTGGGGATAACGACTCAATGGCCTTTTCAGAAGTTTCAGGGCTCAGCATTGAATTTGAAACCATCACCTATAAAGATGGGCTGAGTTATCGGGACGGGGCTAAGCACATGCCTGGGCTGCCAACGCCGGTAAATTTAACCCTACAAAAAGGCATCGTCCGGGCAGACAGCTATCTTTTTGATTGGATCAGCACCATCCGACTCAACACCGTAGAAAAACGCGACATCCGCATTGATTTACTCAATGAAAATGGCGAACCTACCGTTTCCTGGACGGTTCAAGATGCGTTTCCGACTAAACTCGATGCTCCGTCGTTTAATGCCTCCAGCAGTGAGGTGGCGATCGAAAGCCTATCTCTCATGGCCAGTAAGCTCACAGTTAACAACCCTGCCATCTAA
- a CDS encoding DUF4255 domain-containing protein — MPESLLIFALPMLDAALLFFQEELSNYIKIKTGGQKEDIVQFAEIQPPKDISMQNNAITALLVNLEEERVFRSGAAQVNCLTNRASQSAIPTLCVNLHLMFIANFKDYIEGLRILSLVMKFFRSYRLFTQQKFPALDPEIRQLSTELVNLTFMEQGELWRSLELPFSPSALYKVRMLVFQDSEIDEVETGAELGTIQTVTSQL; from the coding sequence TTGCCTGAAAGTTTATTAATCTTTGCTCTGCCAATGCTAGATGCAGCCCTACTTTTCTTTCAAGAAGAGCTGAGTAATTACATCAAGATAAAAACCGGGGGGCAAAAGGAGGATATCGTGCAATTTGCCGAGATCCAGCCTCCGAAGGATATTTCAATGCAAAACAATGCGATTACGGCATTGTTGGTCAACTTAGAAGAAGAGCGCGTCTTTCGATCAGGGGCTGCTCAGGTGAACTGTTTAACGAATAGAGCCAGCCAGTCTGCAATTCCCACGCTTTGTGTGAACTTGCATTTAATGTTTATTGCAAATTTCAAAGACTATATTGAAGGGCTAAGGATTCTGTCCCTAGTGATGAAGTTCTTCCGCAGTTATCGCCTCTTTACCCAGCAAAAATTTCCTGCTTTGGATCCAGAGATTCGACAGCTTTCCACGGAGTTGGTCAATCTCACCTTTATGGAGCAGGGCGAGTTATGGCGTTCTTTAGAGCTGCCCTTTAGCCCTTCGGCCCTTTACAAAGTCAGAATGCTGGTCTTCCAAGATTCTGAAATTGATGAGGTCGAAACGGGGGCTGAGCTAGGCACGATTCAGACCGTCACCTCGCAGCTTTAG
- a CDS encoding DUF4157 domain-containing protein has translation MVLQPKLTIGESGDAYEQEADRVAKQVVRQMHQPNSQSRSSAGKTGVSDKGIQRKADAQGTHLGEQPGMKPLQMRPHLQLQPSGKGRKASPELETSINRAKREGQPLPKGLQQSMGQAIGADFSNVTVHTGNKSDTLNRSLSSRAFTTGGHVFFKRGEYNPSSQKGQELLAHELTHVVQQTGVSNTSASQTVVQRNGNENDSDKEDETKQEEKKYKRIVPLHEDAYASKHKRLMFKKREKLFPARFKAKNGSVLDGLGFNPDDYPHLTKNHIDNYEQEVMENPKSGVSLSRTVMEGPVSKGYKFDSSESDSIYSIHTCPGNHIITLTPRGNNIPAPSDFREVQEILGNTGVGKMFGEHDVIHSATHYPGTPPGGIHKHYISRKTIKPKVIDDVITALVKKELIGERKKSLGKTWRPKINKLKLPDNSADESANEVALKVRKAFNTPGYREEMEYRRHLEYMRQKTRNDPYGGLTTSVPEN, from the coding sequence ATGGTGCTGCAACCTAAATTGACAATTGGGGAATCAGGGGATGCCTATGAGCAAGAGGCTGATCGGGTAGCCAAACAGGTTGTTCGTCAGATGCATCAGCCCAATTCTCAATCAAGGTCGTCAGCGGGGAAAACAGGCGTTTCAGATAAAGGCATCCAGCGAAAAGCAGACGCCCAGGGAACCCATCTTGGAGAACAGCCAGGGATGAAGCCGCTGCAAATGCGACCCCATCTCCAACTGCAGCCATCGGGCAAAGGCCGTAAGGCCTCCCCAGAGTTAGAGACCTCGATCAACCGGGCAAAGCGTGAAGGGCAACCCTTGCCAAAAGGATTGCAGCAAAGCATGGGGCAAGCAATCGGGGCCGATTTTAGCAATGTTACGGTGCATACGGGTAACAAATCGGATACCCTCAATCGCTCGTTGAGTTCACGGGCATTTACCACAGGAGGGCACGTATTCTTTAAGCGAGGAGAATACAACCCCAGTAGTCAGAAAGGGCAAGAGTTGCTAGCCCATGAATTGACTCATGTGGTCCAACAAACCGGCGTTTCTAACACAAGTGCTAGCCAAACTGTTGTTCAACGAAACGGCAATGAGAACGACTCAGATAAAGAAGACGAAACAAAACAAGAAGAGAAAAAGTATAAGCGGATAGTCCCCTTACATGAGGATGCGTACGCCAGTAAGCACAAGAGATTGATGTTCAAAAAAAGGGAGAAGTTATTTCCTGCTCGCTTCAAGGCCAAAAATGGATCAGTGCTTGATGGACTAGGGTTTAATCCGGATGACTACCCACATCTAACAAAGAATCACATCGACAATTATGAGCAAGAGGTGATGGAGAATCCGAAGTCGGGAGTAAGTTTATCTCGCACTGTGATGGAGGGGCCTGTGTCCAAGGGGTATAAATTCGATTCAAGTGAATCAGATTCGATTTATTCGATCCACACCTGCCCTGGAAATCACATTATTACACTGACTCCCCGAGGTAATAACATTCCAGCACCTAGTGATTTTCGGGAGGTACAGGAAATTCTGGGAAACACAGGTGTAGGAAAGATGTTCGGAGAACATGATGTTATCCACAGTGCTACCCATTATCCTGGTACACCGCCTGGAGGGATCCATAAGCATTACATCAGTCGCAAAACTATCAAACCCAAGGTCATTGATGATGTGATTACTGCCTTGGTGAAGAAAGAGTTAATAGGCGAGCGGAAAAAGAGCTTAGGAAAAACTTGGCGACCAAAAATCAACAAATTAAAACTGCCAGACAACTCCGCGGATGAGTCAGCCAATGAAGTTGCTCTAAAGGTACGGAAAGCGTTTAATACTCCAGGCTATAGGGAAGAGATGGAATACCGACGCCACTTGGAATATATGCGGCAGAAAACAAGGAATGATCCGTATGGAGGGTTGACAACCAGCGTTCCCGAAAACTGA
- the nifJ gene encoding pyruvate:ferredoxin (flavodoxin) oxidoreductase: MTDQTFATLDGNEAVARVAYRLSEVVAIYPITPSSPMGEWADAWASSENPNIWGTVPSVVEMQSEGGAAGAVHGSLQAGSVTTTFTASQGLMLMLPNLYKIAGELTSAVLHIAARSLAAQALSIFGDHSDVMAARTTGCALLCSASVQEAQDLAAIATRATLESRVPFLHFFDGFRTSHEVQKVKLIPDAVLEQLVPLDLVLQHRQRALTPDRPAIRGTAQNPDVYFQARETVNRYYEACAGIVQQAMDEFAALTGRQYKIYEYHGAPDAKRVIVLMGSGCETAHEAVDYLTAQGESVGVLKVRLYRPFDSLEFIKALPKTVEAIAVLDRTKEPGAPGEPLYLDVVHGVHEQLEVAGKAVPKVVGGRYGLSSKEFTPAMVKAVFDNLSQDTPKTPFTVGIHDDVTQTSITWDPNFTIEPDEVVRGIFYGLGSDGTVGANKNSIKIIGGDTDNYAQGYFVYDSKKSGSVTVSHLRFGPDPIRSTYLIDSANFVACHQWEFLQKFDILEAAQSGATFLINTPFDDPQETWLRVPQPIQQVIVEKQLKVYAINAYKVAREAGMRNRINTVMQTCFFALSGVLPREAAIAAIKQAIRKTYGKKGDDIVNMNIKAVESTLGNLFEVPVGTPATENTPYTWVPDTAPPFVRDVLGQLMARKGDDVPVSALPVDGTYPSGTSQYEKRNVAQEIPTWDPNVCVQCGKCVMMCPHAVIRSKVYDPGALETAPTTFKHAAAKDKTWSDLRFTIQVAAEDCTGCALCVEVCPAKNKAEPSKKAINMEPQLPLREQERANWDFFLGLPNPDRTHLNLNKIAHQQMQEPLFEFSGACAGCGETPYIKLATQLFGDRMLIANATGCSSIYGGNLPTTPYTHNAAGRGPAWSNSLFEDNAEFGLGFRVAVDKQSTQALELLKSVTLDLEGESRIPRDLAVALLNNGQNSEADIMEQRQGVEALKQHLDDWLAALAGNGVASPTGLRNRLINLKSLADYLVRKSVWIVGGDGWAYDIGYGGLDHVLASGRNVNVLVMDTEVYSNTGGQMSKATPRAAVAKFAAGGKPAPKKDLGLMAMTYGNVYVASVAMGARDEHTLRAFLEAESYDGPSLIIAYSHCIAHGINMAKGMEQQKMAVESGRWLLYRYDPRKAEQDENPLMLDTRTPKRSLEAAMYSENRFKMLLRSKPEDAKLLLQQAREDVTTRWHMYQYLAARNPADESPLPTHQGYQAGHGRAPNGAARAQASGNGATASETVTGAATGEKASGSSPASTSA, translated from the coding sequence ATGACAGATCAAACCTTTGCCACTCTCGATGGAAACGAAGCCGTTGCCCGCGTTGCCTATCGCCTGAGTGAAGTCGTTGCTATTTATCCCATTACCCCCTCTTCGCCAATGGGGGAATGGGCGGACGCTTGGGCCTCTTCTGAAAACCCCAACATTTGGGGCACGGTACCTTCTGTGGTCGAGATGCAGAGTGAAGGGGGCGCTGCCGGAGCCGTTCATGGATCGCTTCAGGCAGGGTCGGTTACCACGACCTTTACGGCTTCCCAAGGGCTCATGTTGATGCTCCCCAACCTCTACAAAATTGCTGGGGAGTTGACGTCGGCTGTGTTGCACATTGCCGCCCGATCGCTGGCAGCCCAAGCCCTCTCCATCTTTGGGGATCACAGTGATGTGATGGCTGCCCGGACGACGGGGTGTGCTCTGCTGTGTTCGGCATCGGTGCAAGAGGCCCAAGATTTGGCGGCGATCGCCACCCGAGCCACTCTGGAATCTCGCGTCCCGTTCTTGCATTTCTTTGATGGCTTCCGCACCTCCCACGAGGTGCAGAAGGTGAAGCTGATTCCTGACGCCGTGCTAGAGCAGCTCGTACCGCTGGATCTGGTGCTACAGCATCGGCAGCGGGCGCTGACCCCCGATCGCCCGGCCATTCGCGGCACGGCCCAAAATCCAGATGTTTACTTCCAGGCGCGGGAAACCGTCAATCGCTACTACGAGGCCTGTGCGGGCATTGTGCAGCAGGCGATGGACGAGTTTGCAGCCCTCACTGGTCGTCAGTACAAAATTTATGAATACCACGGGGCTCCCGATGCTAAGCGGGTCATCGTGCTGATGGGCTCCGGGTGTGAGACCGCCCATGAAGCCGTAGATTACCTGACCGCCCAGGGCGAATCCGTTGGGGTGCTGAAGGTACGGCTGTATCGCCCCTTCGATTCCCTCGAATTTATTAAAGCGCTGCCGAAAACCGTGGAGGCGATCGCCGTGCTCGATCGCACCAAAGAACCCGGTGCACCGGGAGAACCCCTCTACCTGGATGTGGTGCATGGGGTGCATGAACAATTAGAAGTCGCCGGTAAGGCCGTGCCCAAAGTCGTCGGCGGACGCTATGGTCTGTCGTCTAAGGAATTCACGCCCGCCATGGTGAAAGCCGTCTTTGACAACCTCAGTCAAGACACCCCCAAAACTCCCTTCACCGTGGGCATCCACGACGATGTCACCCAAACCTCCATCACCTGGGATCCTAACTTCACCATCGAACCCGATGAAGTGGTGCGCGGCATTTTCTACGGGTTAGGGTCAGATGGAACCGTCGGCGCGAACAAAAACTCCATCAAAATCATCGGCGGAGACACCGATAACTATGCCCAGGGGTATTTCGTCTACGACTCTAAGAAGTCGGGGTCGGTGACGGTCTCTCACCTGCGCTTTGGGCCAGATCCGATCCGTTCCACCTATTTAATTGACAGCGCTAACTTTGTGGCCTGTCACCAGTGGGAATTTCTGCAAAAGTTTGACATTCTAGAGGCCGCTCAATCGGGGGCCACCTTCTTGATCAACACCCCGTTTGATGATCCCCAGGAAACCTGGCTGCGGGTGCCCCAGCCGATTCAGCAGGTGATTGTAGAGAAACAGCTGAAGGTGTATGCCATCAACGCTTACAAGGTGGCCCGCGAAGCCGGCATGCGGAACCGCATCAACACCGTCATGCAAACCTGCTTCTTTGCCCTGTCTGGGGTGCTGCCCCGGGAAGCGGCGATCGCGGCCATCAAGCAGGCTATTCGTAAGACCTATGGCAAGAAGGGTGACGACATCGTCAACATGAACATCAAGGCGGTGGAGAGCACCCTGGGCAACCTGTTTGAAGTGCCCGTCGGTACCCCCGCGACAGAGAACACCCCCTACACTTGGGTGCCCGACACCGCGCCGCCCTTCGTGCGGGATGTGTTAGGGCAGCTCATGGCCCGCAAAGGGGATGATGTTCCGGTCAGTGCACTACCTGTAGATGGCACCTATCCGAGCGGCACGTCGCAGTATGAAAAGCGCAATGTGGCCCAAGAAATCCCGACGTGGGATCCCAATGTGTGCGTGCAGTGCGGCAAGTGCGTGATGATGTGCCCCCATGCGGTGATTCGGTCTAAGGTCTATGACCCTGGTGCCTTAGAGACGGCACCAACGACCTTTAAGCACGCTGCCGCTAAGGATAAAACCTGGTCAGATCTCAGATTCACGATTCAGGTCGCCGCAGAGGACTGCACGGGGTGTGCCCTCTGTGTGGAAGTTTGCCCTGCGAAGAACAAGGCAGAGCCGAGCAAGAAAGCCATCAACATGGAACCGCAACTGCCCCTGCGGGAGCAGGAACGCGCCAATTGGGACTTTTTCTTAGGGCTCCCCAACCCCGATCGCACCCATTTGAACCTGAACAAAATTGCCCATCAGCAAATGCAAGAGCCGCTGTTTGAGTTTTCAGGAGCCTGTGCGGGCTGTGGGGAAACGCCCTATATCAAACTGGCCACTCAGCTCTTTGGCGATCGCATGTTGATTGCCAACGCCACGGGCTGTTCTTCGATCTATGGCGGCAACCTGCCAACGACACCGTACACCCACAATGCTGCGGGGCGGGGGCCAGCCTGGTCTAACTCTCTGTTTGAAGATAATGCTGAGTTTGGTCTCGGGTTCCGGGTGGCGGTGGATAAGCAAAGCACCCAGGCCCTAGAACTGCTGAAATCCGTCACCTTAGACCTGGAGGGAGAGTCCCGCATTCCCCGTGACCTGGCCGTGGCCCTGCTCAATAATGGGCAGAATAGCGAAGCCGACATCATGGAGCAGCGGCAAGGGGTTGAAGCCCTGAAGCAACACCTGGATGATTGGCTAGCTGCGCTGGCGGGCAACGGGGTGGCCAGCCCCACCGGGTTGCGCAATCGTCTGATTAACCTGAAGTCCCTGGCCGATTATCTGGTGCGTAAGAGTGTCTGGATTGTCGGTGGAGATGGCTGGGCCTATGATATTGGCTACGGCGGGTTGGATCATGTCTTGGCCAGTGGCCGCAACGTCAACGTGTTGGTGATGGACACAGAAGTGTACTCCAACACCGGGGGGCAAATGTCGAAGGCAACCCCCAGAGCCGCGGTTGCCAAGTTTGCGGCTGGCGGTAAACCGGCGCCTAAAAAAGACTTAGGGCTGATGGCGATGACCTACGGTAACGTTTACGTCGCCAGTGTGGCCATGGGCGCCCGCGATGAACATACCCTCCGGGCCTTCTTAGAGGCAGAATCCTACGATGGGCCATCGTTAATCATTGCCTACTCCCACTGTATTGCCCATGGCATCAATATGGCGAAGGGCATGGAACAGCAGAAAATGGCGGTCGAATCTGGGCGCTGGCTGCTCTATCGCTATGATCCACGCAAGGCTGAGCAGGATGAAAATCCCCTCATGCTAGACACGCGGACGCCGAAGCGATCGCTCGAAGCCGCGATGTACAGTGAAAACCGCTTCAAGATGCTGCTGCGGAGTAAACCGGAAGACGCGAAGCTGCTGCTGCAACAAGCGCGGGAAGACGTCACCACCCGCTGGCATATGTATCAGTACTTGGCGGCCCGGAACCCTGCAGACGAGTCACCGCTGCCCACACACCAAGGCTATCAGGCTGGCCATGGCCGGGCTCCGAATGGGGCCGCTCGGGCGCAGGCAAGTGGAAATGGAGCCACCGCCTCTGAAACCGTTACAGGGGCTGCCACCGGGGAAAAAGCCAGCGGGTCTAGCCCCGCATCGACCTCGGCATAG